From Aegilops tauschii subsp. strangulata cultivar AL8/78 chromosome 5, Aet v6.0, whole genome shotgun sequence:
CCCTACCTTCCCGGTGTCAATCAATTCCCCAGACCACACCAAGCACATCGTCACATCTCCATCACTACTAACATTACGATACACGTAACCCTTACAAGAGCAGTTGTGGTTGCACTCCGCGGCGCACTCCTCAAACGTACTTCTGCCCCGTCCAACGAGCTCAATTTTGTCAGGTGACTTCATCCCTGGCAAGGCCAAGAAGCTACCGCCGCAACTGTGCAGCTGCTCCTTCCTCTGACACCCCGCCAAGAACCTGCCACTGGTCCACTCCTCCATGTTTCTTGGTTCGAAGCCATCTAGGCACTTACAGGATGGGATTGGTGCTGATGTCTCATCGCAATAGCCATATGGACCACAGTAACCATAGCGGTTACAATCAGCAGATGGCCACTTCCAAAGGACATCCCACATTGACGATCTGCTGCTCCAGCTCTGGAGCTGGTACTCGCCTGAGTAGGTAATCACTGACCTTGTGAGTGGAGCGCCGTCCGAGAGGCTATATGTGGCATAAATCTCATCGCCATTTTCCACGAAGGCTAGGTACATGATAAGATCACTGACATTGGTCCCTGCTTCACGTCGTTGGATTGCGCTCTTCACTTGGTACCCTGTCCATGGGGTGTCGCGGAACACCAAGCTCTGCCCATCCCACATGAATGTTTGGAGAGGCGTGTCCGGGTCGCTACCGTAGGAGAAGCGCCCTGGGGAGGGATCGCCAGGGCCCTTCCAGGATACTAGACGCTCGCCAGTGTGGCGTGTCCTATATTTGATCCAGAGCTTCATCCCAGGGAGGAGCGTGTCGGTGCGGTGGTCGAAGCTTTGCCACAACATGGTGCCATTTGACGACCGGATGACGAGGTTTCCAGTGTTCAGAAGCACCGCCGTCTGGGCAGACAACCCCATGGCAGTGGTCATGTTGGCTGTTGTCCAAAGGACACGGCCGCTGCTATTACCGTAGGAGAGAATGAGATTGGAAGTGTTGGTGAGGGATAGCATCGGCGCAGAGGAGGTGTCGTTGGTGATTGGGGTTTCACGGTTGGCAACCCACACAACTGTGAGCTCGGGGATATCATTGTACCATATGCCAAGGTACAACTTGGCTGGTGTGGAGTTGGCGGGGTTGAAGAAGCCCAAGGCGAATACGCCGCCGTCGGAGACGATGGTGTTGCCAGGAGACAGCGGCTTGCCAGGGACAAGCCGGTCGACGGAAGCACTAAAAGGCAGGAATAGAATGATTAGGGCTGCGGTGCAGCAGGCCAGAGCCAGCGAATCCATCAGTTGATCGAGCCAAATCTTAGTACTAAGTTTGTACCAGCTTTCTTTACTTTGATGGTGCTAAATGGGATGAAGTACTTGCATCCAACCTTGGTCTACAAGGAGAAAAGAAACTGCGTCCACGAGCGCGTATACATGAGTGTTCAATCACGGAACCAGATGATTGAATAATGTAAAATCTCGGACTTCTAGAAGTGTTTAGCCCCGGGGTCACGCGTGCCCAGGTTAACATTTCAGCTGTCCATGTCGGAGTTGGGATGCCACCATCATTGCTGACTACTAGATAGCTAAAAGAAAATTCTTCAAAAAGTACATGTACAATAGACATAGACATATAGGCACACGGAACACGAGCATATTAATAACTCGAGCTATTTATTCTTAAGATTACTAGTCACCGCCCAAGAAAAACAAAATCCACATCTGCAAGACACAGATCGAGCGTCAAACttatctactccctccattcttaaatataaatctttttagagatttcaatatggactacatacggagcaaaatgagtgaatctacactctaaactatgtctatatacatcgGTATGTGTTCATATTGAAATATGCACTATAAAAATATTATCATACGCTAATATCGTATGCTTAATACTAGTAATATTATACTTCCGCCACGAGCAGCAAGTACATAATTGTGTAGGAGTGCTTTGTCCCGAAGCAAGCGATGCTTAATTTGACGAAACGCAGCATTCAGGGGTGTTCGACGGCAGAAGCGGATGGAATTCTGGTGGTTGGGAGTTGACAAATCAGCTGTCCACGTCGGAGTTGGGATGTCACCGTCACTGCTAACTGGTCAGACTAGTGACTGAAATATTAAGCACACGGATAGCTTTTGAGTATCAACACTTGAACAGCCACCTTGGTCGGTCCACCGTAATCATGGAATGCATGGTGTTCCatctcaaaagaaaaaaaagagtatCAACACTTGAACAGCCACCTTCATTCCTGACTGTTTTTATACAAAGTGATCATTGCGACATTTTATACAGATAATGTGTCGAGTAGGGCCTTTTGGTGACCGAGATCCATGGAGCCCTTTATTTTTTGAAAAAATCCAAATCCAAACTTTTTGGTTTTagaaaaatctgaaaaaaaaaaACCAAAGTGCAAGTATACAAGGATGAATGTATATGTGTGTAAAAATTTAGGATGAAATATCTTGAAATGCAACCTGTGCAAAAAATATAATTTTTTGGACTTTGAGGatgaatagtatcatgtgttaaaaagccccatatttatttatttattgcaCAGCCCTTATTTCAACGTTTTGTTCTGAAAATTAACACACATGCACATTATGCCTTCATGTATATCTGCATTTTTTCCAGAAATTTTTGAAATGTAAAAATAAAAATTCTAATGAATTTTGAATTTTGCAAAAAGAGGCCTCTATGGAGCTCGGCCTCCGAAAGCAATTTTCGTAACGTCTCAGCCTATACTATGTCATGCACCCAATTGTATAGCAATCTCTTCTGAAAATATCCTCGCAGATGTTATCACGCTGAGATCAGTCGTGAAACActacaacaacaaaaataaacgCTATGGAATGTCTGATTTACAAACAAATTGGCGGCTAATCTTCATCAGGTAAATAAAAACGTGCATCTCCGCAGCACACGGGTGAAATCCCCAAATCCCAGAGAAATCCTTGTCCCTCCTCCGCGTTCATTCCTCTTCCATCTCTATCTGGTCTGCCGCCGTCGCGCTACCATGGCGCGGCTGGGTGACTAGTTCACATCTGCATATTCGCCGACCGGGCCAGACATGTGGGCTCTTTACTGCCTAACGCTTGCTTCATAAAATAAGCCCAAAAGCTGTAGATTCACATTAGTAAAATGCTTGTATCTTACATTCTTAAAAAGTTGGACCCAATTCTTTCAACATGCAAGATGTCCACCTCATTGTCCCACTAAGCAATGGATTTAAGTCATACATACATGCCAACTCAGCTATCATGCAAAATCAGCATCAATCCACGTCATCAATTATCCACCATTCATTCCGTTTGCAGCAGTCAATCCACG
This genomic window contains:
- the LOC109754658 gene encoding receptor-like serine/threonine-protein kinase SD1-8; its protein translation is MDSLALACCTAALIILFLPFSASVDRLVPGKPLSPGNTIVSDGGVFALGFFNPANSTPAKLYLGIWYNDIPELTVVWVANRETPITNDTSSAPMLSLTNTSNLILSYGNSSGRVLWTTANMTTAMGLSAQTAVLLNTGNLVIRSSNGTMLWQSFDHRTDTLLPGMKLWIKYRTRHTGERLVSWKGPGDPSPGRFSYGSDPDTPLQTFMWDGQSLVFRDTPWTGYQVKSAIQRREAGTNVSDLIMYLAFVENGDEIYATYSLSDGAPLTRSVITYSGEYQLQSWSSRSSMWDVLWKWPSADCNRYGYCGPYGYCDETSAPIPSCKCLDGFEPRNMEEWTSGRFLAGCQRKEQLHSCGGSFLALPGMKSPDKIELVGRGRSTFEECAAECNHNCSCKGYVYRNVSSDGDVTMCLVWSGELIDTGKVGVELGGETLYLRLAGLDAGGGGKRRKINAGKIVLPILGGGVLVLICISLAWLKCKGKSKKWRKHRNIRLDGMRTSDELGEENPPRDQEFTFIRLEEISLATHNFSEAYMIGQGGFGKVYKGLLGGKEVAIKRLSRDSQQGTKEFRNEVILIAKLQHRNLVRLLGCCGDGDEKLLIYEYLPNKSLDAILFDDSRKLSLNWVTRFSIIKGVARGLLYLHEDSRFTIIHRDLKPGNILLDAEMKPKIADFGMARIFGDHQQDANTQRVVGTYGYMAPEYAMEGTFSTKSDVYSFGVLLLEVVTGIRMNSNSETMGFPSLTVYAWNMWKEEKTEELPDSSIIDISTEEVLLCVKIGLLCIQENPDDRPLMSSVVFVLENGSTTLAAPAAPPTLRDEVLKSIKSEIISRLLSTVLVFLR